AATAATTCGGCCATGTTGCGATTGCAGTTGGATTCCCAAGAGGAGCTATATCAACAAACCGCCCAGGTAATTGAAAGCTACGGCGGTAGCACCGAATTATTAGATCCCGAAGAGGCAAAGCGATTACAAGAGCTGCCAATGGATCAACTGGAAGAAATGATATCTGGTTGGCAGTCTGAATTTGACAAGATGTCCAATTATGTCAGTGCCCAGGAAGATGAATTAGCCTCGCTTGAGGGTGAAATTGCCGACATCCAAAGTCAAATTGATAAAGCCGGTGAGTTTGATCGCATTGAGTTAGACAGCAACAAAGAGTTTGCCGAAGAGCAATATCGGATGTTGGAAGAAGCCCTGGTGGGACAAAGACGAAGCCTGCAAGAGCGGCAATCGATCCTTACCCAACAGTGTGAAATCCTAGAGCGTCGGCAGGGTGTAGATATACCCGAAAATCCTTCCCAGAACCTGGTTCCCCTGTTGGGGCAAATTGAATTGCAAAAGCAGCGCCAGGAAAAAGAACTCCAAAAAATTGAGAGCCAAATTGAAACCGTGCGCGGGATTGTGCAGCAACAACAAGAGTTCCTAGCACGGCAGACCAGTGAGCATCAACAGGGCTATCAGGAAATTCAAAAGATGGAATCGCAGATCCAAGAGCGAATTCGTACCACTGCTGAGTTATGGGGCAAGGTAAACAGCATTGAACAAATCCTGCGCCCGGTGCAAGATATTGTTGATGCATTGCGTCCTCAACTGGAAACAGCGATCAAACAGCTAGAAACAGCTAAGTCGTCTCAGGAGCTTCAGCAATTGCTGACTAATCTCCAAAAGTCGATCGCTGGGTTGATGCCTAAAAACGCCTAGTTGCTCAGATCTCAGCTAGCCAGTGACTAACTAACTACTAATTAACTTGCTGCTGCCACCGTTCCAGTGCATTAGCTAGATCTTGTTTCATCACTGGTTTTTTAAGATAGTCATCCATACCAGCATCTAGGCAGACTTTGCGATCGGCTTCAAAGGCATTGGCAGTAACCGCAATCACGATCGTGGCCAGTGGCTCCCCCCCAGACTCACGCAGCTGATTTTCTTTATGTCTAATTGCCTGCGTGGCCGTATATCCATCCATCACTGGCATCTGGCAATCCATCAGCACAATCGGATAATATTCTTGATCTAGCTGGGTTAGTGCCTCTTCTCCATTGCTAACACAGTCAGATGGATAGCCAAGTTGTTTTAATTGCATCGTAACCAGGTTCTGGCTAATTGGATTATCTTCTACCACCAAAATTTTGGGCTTAGGTTGGGTTGCAGGCGATCGATCTGGTTGAGCAACTGGTGGATCTAATTCAGCTTGTTTTGCTCGAGAGCTAGTAACGTCCAAACCAGGCTTATGGCCAAGTTGAGCATCAGATCGGGCTGGAGTCTGTGGCGGGGGATCAAGTCTTGGGTCAGATTGAGCTTGCTTGTTTGGCGGTTGATTACTTGGCGGTTGATTACTTGGCGGTTGATTAATGGCATCCCGCAGACATTCAATTAAACTGCCAATTTTGACTGGCTTGATCAACATTGCCGCAAAACCTTGCTCGATCAGGTGATTGGCAATTTCCGCTTGATTTATAAAGGTAGCGATCGCTAATTTGGTCTGTGCCAGATCCGGGTCGGTTAAAATCCCCTGCCCTAGCATCTCCGCACTTATTTGCGACAGTTGCAGATCCAAAATTGCCACATCATAAGGCGCATTGCGATCGTTGGCCTGTTTGAGTTTTGCCAGAGCCGTCATCCCATCCTTGACCTGATCAAGCTGGAGTTGCCAGAACTGGGCATGTTGATTAAATAATGCCAATGTATTATCGTTGTCTGCCACGAGCAAAACTTTAAGTTGCCTGAGCATGGTCAGGGTTTGGCTAGAAATTTTTGACTCGGTTAAAATAACTTTGGCCAAAGATAGCTGTGGTTCTAAATTAGCGATCGGCAATGAAACTTCAACCCAAAAGCTAGACCCTTGACCAATTTGCGAACTTACACCAATTGATCCCCCCATCGCTGCGACAATCTGTTTACTAATCGTTAAACCTAAACCCGTTCCCCCATGCTTTTGACTTACCTCCGGGCTAAATTGTACAAAGGCCTCAAACAACTCCCGTTGATTGGTTTCTGAAATACCACAACCGGTATCGCTAATGGTGAATTTTAAATTTACCTGAGTGGTCTCCAGGTCTAGTAGAGGAGTATCAGCTTGGATTAAGGTCGATTCACCATCCTCCGCGATCGCTGTTTGGCTAACCAGGCAAGACTCACCCACCGGTTGCGATTGTACAGATATACTGATATGCCCTGATTCCGTAAACTTAACCGCATTGGTAACCAAATTGGTCAGCACCTGACGCAGCCGCCCCACATCCCCCACCAGCATTGGCGGCACATCAGGATCAATATAGCTAAATACCTCGATCCCCTTGTCGTGGGCTTGAATAGCCGCCAGATCAACGACACCCTCAATACATTTAATTAAATTAAACTCTTTTTTGACAATGCTAATTCGCTTCGCTTGCGATCGAGAATAATCCAGGATGTCGTTAATAATCTGGAGCAAATTCTGGCCGCTGGCTTGGAGTGTTTGCAGCAAACTAAGCTGCTGATCATCTAGATTAGTATCTGCCAATAATTCCGCGATCCCCAGAATCCCATTCATAGGGGAACGAATTTCATGGCTAATGTTGGCCAAAAATTGTCTTTTGGATTCTGCGGCATTTTTAATCCGCCGAAAGGCCGACCCCAGCACCACATTTTGCTGAGCTAGCGCCAAACGTTGCGATCGCTCCTTGGCCAGTAAGTCTGATTGCATAATGGCGATCGCCACCTGGTCGCTGAGCTTTTGCAGCAATGCTACATGATCGGCTTGCCAATTCCTGGTCGCAGTACATTGGTGAGCAATGATTAAACCCCACAATTTATGCTTATTTTTTTGTCTTAGCCACCTGTCTCTGATATCTAGCAATCGCTGAGATTCGTTCTTAATTGCCCCATTCAGGCCAATTAGCTCAGCCAATTTGTCCAGCTTGCCTTTCTGTTCTTGCTGCTTTAATTCGTTAGTTCTATTTAATTCTTTTGCCTTTGATTGGTCTGGATCTAGTGGCCAGGTGCGATCGTAATTAAGCTCATTATCTGATGTTGGATAATCGCGTTGATCAAGTTCAAAGCCGCTACCTTGTCCTGGCTCCATCATTACCGGGTTATTTACCGCGCTATTGATTTCTGGCAGAGGCTGATCATCATCGATTGGTTTAAGTACAATCGGTACAACCAGATTCGCCTGTACCTGAAGATTTTCAAGAAAATGATAATGGCAGGGCGTGAGATTAGCTTGGTTAATATCATTAATGATACTGGGCTGAAATTGCGCCAGCCGCATCCGCATCATTACCTTATCGGCAGAGTTACAATTCTGGGTTACCCCCAATACGGAATCCCAGGGTTCGGCCACCGACTCCACCGTAACCTCACCAGAACCATCGGGCTTAAATTGATAGATCACCACCCGATCGCACTTCAACAAATGGCGCAGCTCGGTCACTGTAGTATTAAGAATATCCTCAAGATTCAGGGATTGATGAATGCGCTGGGCGATCGCAGCAATTAGACGATCTTGCTCAAATAAATTTTTGATCTGAGCATCACGGGCGCGAATCACCTTATCAGCCAGCGTTAGATCATTAATATCATTGCTTAGAATCAACAGGCGGCCTGATTCGGAACGCTCTACTTGCTGAGGTTTAAGATTTAGTTGATCCTGGTTCTTTTCTAGTAAGCTAATTTTGGTCTCAAAAGCTAGCCAATTACCATCAACATGCATAAAACGGCAGTCAATTAGAGCATCTTCACCCGTTTGTGCCACATCCTCCATCGCTGCCCTGAAATGTTGGCGATCGGCTGGATGTATTTTATACCAGTAATTATCAACAACGTAGTTTTCGCCAGCCTTGTGCACCTGATCGGGTTTAGCCACATTCTGATCTGGGCAGCGATCGCCATAGTCAAGATACTGATGCGTATATCCCAAAATCTTCTGGTGAGAGAGGCTTTGATATAGGGTCTTACCAGCAAAATCGGTGACCGCAATTAAGTTGCCAGCATGTTTAGAAAGAATGGCTAGCAGCTCTGGTTGGGCGGTGGTTTGATCAGCGGAAATAGCTAGACGATCGACACTTGAGCACATATCTACAACACATCTATAACAGGAGCAAGAAAATAGAACATAGAGCTAAGACAGTCTCGAACTGATCTAAAAATCTTGATTAGTTTATTTAGGCAGGCTGGTTATGAGCATTAGAAATACTCAAAAGCGCTAATCTCGCCATTTCGAATCCACCATACCTTCGGAACCTTTGGATATGACTTTCCGAACCATTAGTTAAAAATTTTGAATTTAGCAAGCCTATATCGCTCATATTAATTTTTTAGCAATCACACGGCAATTACACACAATATGAAACAGAGCTACCCAGATCGATAAATTGATCGCAGATCTAGGGATTCTAACCTTCCTAGAAAATCATCTAGATTTGCTAGAGTTGCTGCCATAAACATGCCATAAACAACTAATTAATTATGATTGATAGAGGGACAACGTAATTACTTAATAAAGATACCGCCTGGATATTTATTAAAAAATAGTAATGAATCCAAAAGTGCAATTATGCAATTATTTTATACTGGGCAATCTTTAGTTTAGCCCAATTACCAAGCTGTAGAGTATAACTGGATAATTGAAGTAAGTGAGCTTATCGCTTGCAGATTTGCTGGATTAACTTACGAATCAGCCCCAGATTTTACACCTGCTTTGTTAAACTGCAACTAGATCATCCACAACAGCCGATTAGATTGGATATGAGCGTAAATCTTTCCTATAGCCTGAGCGATCGCCAACTCGATCGCACCGAAACTAACAGTCAGCGGCAGCTTGCAATTACAGTATCAGCGGGCAGCGAACCTAGTAATGTGCGGTTGAATTTGTGCCTAGTGCTCGATCGCAGCGGTTCGATGGGTGGCCAACCCCTAGAGATAGTCAAAAAGGCGGCGATCAAATTACTTGAGCAGATGTCACCGCAAGATCGCATTAGTGTGGTTGCCTTTGACCATAAAGCCAAGGTGGTAGTCGAAAATCAACCCCTGGATAATCCTAGTGCGATCGCTGCCAAGATCAATTCTTTGCGGGCTTCTGGCGGCACCTGTATCGATGATGCGATCAAGCTGGGACTAAAAGAGATCAATCAAAATAAAGATAATGCCGTCAGTCAGGCATTTGTGCTCACTGATGGTGAAAATGAGCATGGCGATAATCAGCGCTGTTTGGAATTTGCCCGCTTGGCCACGGAATACAGCATTACTCTGCATACATTGGGCTTTGGCGATCACTGGAATCAAGATGTGCTAGAGGGGATCGCCGATGCTGGTGGTGGCACCCTGGCCTATATTGAAACTCCGGCGGAGGCAGTAACTGAGTTTACCCGGCTGTTGCATCGGGTGCAGGCGGTGGGTTTAACCAATGCCTATTTAGGTTTGGAGCTTTCCCCCAATGTGCGCTTGGCTGAACTCAAGCCGGTGGCGCAGGTAGCTCCCGATACGATCGAGCTAAACGTAGAGCAAGTCGCGGCCAGTAACATTAACCCTGAGTTGCAAAAATTGCGGATCAGGATCGGTGATCTGATGACTGATCTAGAGCGGGTGATCCTGGTGAATTTATATGTTAATCATGGCCAACCGGATCATGTAATCCCTGGCAGCAACAGTAATGCAATCAAGCTACTCAATGCCTGGATTGAATATGACAACCCGGCACTTGGTCAAATGGGACTAGAAAGTCAGCCGATCGCAGTGGAAGCTGATTTGATTAATGATTTCCAGCCCCAGCCAGACCCACAGGTCAAACACTCGATTCTGGCCTTGGCCAAATACCGCCAGACCCAGATCGCCGAGGCCAAGCTGAATCAGGGCGATCGAGAGGGAGCTTCTACTATGCTGCAATCTGCTGCCAAAACCGCATTACAAATGGGCGATCAAAAAGCCGCCACTGTTTTGCAAGCCGGAGCCACCAGATTGCAGGGCGGCACAGAGCTAAGCGAGTCGGAACGCAAACAGACTCGGATTGTGTCGAAAACGGTCTTGCAGCCACCGTCTAGCACCACTGACAAAGAGGATAATTAGGTGATCCTGGCTAATTTTAATCAGGGCTAAAAACAGCGATCGCCCAAGTGAACCAGGTGCAATTTATATTGAAATGGGTATCCTTATCTCGGTTACTGGTTACATAATATCTTGCTTGAAAAAACACCAGGGATAAAACTAATGCTTAAATTAACTAGTAAGCATGGCTATAACTGGGTAAATTAAGTTAGATCAGCTCGGTAGCCAGATGTAACCGATCGGCCAGATTTGATTTAATCAGCCACTTGAGTTTTTATTAGCCCTAAATGGCATTAAACAGCCCTAAATGTAGCAAAATAGTTTGGAAATGCCAGTAAATTAAGCTAATTTAAGGTAGTTGTAGTCATTGTTTGCAAGCTAACCCAGTTTTGCCTGAACAAGTGCGCGATCGCCTGGTTCATGACTCTGATTGCGAGTTTTTAAGTTTAAATGTTCAATAGGGTGCGGCATAATCCAACTAAATTCAGGGTTACTGATGCATATACTGATGTATGTTTATTTATCTAGTTATCGATCCAGCCCGATCCGGTTGCTCAAGCTTGTTAGTTTAAAGTCACATTGCCAGCTAATATGATCACTTGTCCAAGCTGCTCTCATCAAAATCCTGATGGTGCCATTCATTGTGAAGCTTGCTATACACCACTGCCAGTGATTAGTATGATTAATTGCCCGAACTGTGGCGCATCTGTTCAATCAGACGCTAAGTTTTGCGGCCATTGTGGATATAATTTGCAGTCTGCTAAGTTGGAAGGAGTAGCCATGACGGAACAATCACCAGACGCGATCGCTAATAATATTGACGAAAACGAATCTGCAGAATCGATCGCGGTTCCAGAATCCTCAACACCTGAATTATCGGCAGACCTGGAAGCTGAGCCATCGGTAGACCTGGAAGCTGAGCCATCGGTAGACCTGGAAGCTGCTGCAGAAATGCTAGAAACATTGCCAACCGGCGATCCTGAAGTAGCCGCTGTTCCCCCCGAAGAACAAACGGAAATAAATATTCCTGAGTCAGCAGCTAAGCCACCAGCCAGCTCAAAAACGCAACTTCAACAAATTCAAGCTTCGCTATTGCATGTGCAAACCAATGTCACCCTGGAAATCCCGCCCCACCTGCAAGTGGTGCACATTGGTAAGCCAAATAATATGATCCCGCCGGATATTGATGTATCTGGTTTCCCTGACTCAGACATTGTTTCACGGGTGCATGGCGATCTGCGATTTGAAGGGGATGCCTTCTATTTTGAAGATACGGGTAGCTCGAATGGTACTTACATTAATAACACCGCGCTGCCAGCCGGAAACCGACATCGATTGCGCCCTGGCGATCGCATCTCTCTGGGCAAGGGCGATAAGGTAACCTTTATTTTTCAAATTGCAGAATAGTTGGCTTAACCACAGCAGTAATAGTGAAACTAGATTGGCTCCAAATCGATCGCTATTTTTGCTAAGAAGATCGTTCTAAGTTAGCTTGAGGATCGATCAGCTAAAGGGAAAATACAATAAAAATTGTTGCTGCTATGTCATTTTTGCAGCCATGTTGTAGTATCTAAACGCAAATGATTAAATTACCGATCGCCTCAATCATCTATCCTCCCCATCTAAAATCTTAAAAACCAATGGCAAGTAATGATCCACCCAAAATAAACTACGAAGAAGGTTGGGATAACTATGCAACCGCGTGGCAGCAGCTACATCCCGAACTAGACCACATTGGTGATGAGTGGGCTGGTAAGGGCGCAGGGGCAGCAAATTCCCTGGCCGAGTATGAAGCACTGATCGAAGCTAAGTTTATTCAGCCCTACATTGAACCCACCGATACGGTGCTGGAAATTGGTGTTGGTGGTGGCAAAACCGCAGCTATGTTACTGAACCATTGCGATCGCCTCATTTGCGCGGATATTTCTGCTAATATGCTGGGCGCAACAGCCAAGCGCCTGGGTAGCGATCGGGTTAGTTATATTAAGCTCGACGGCTTGACCCTGAATAATATTCCCACCCAATCGATCGATGTTTGCTTTTGCTACGACACCATGGTACACATGGAGCCGCGCGATATATTTAACTATCTCAGCCGGATTCCGGCGCTGATGAAAGGCAGAAGGCTATGTCTGTTCCATCACAACAATACGGTTAGTGACTTGGGTTGGCAGAAGTTCTTAACCGAGTGGCAACAAAACCTGCAAGGCAAACGCATGGGGACAGCTTTTTCGGTGATGACCAATGAAATTATGGCCAAATTCCTCAATCACTTTGGCTATGAAGTGATTTTGCAAGATGCTACCACTGTGCCCCGCGATTGTGTCTGGGTCTGCCGTGCCCCAGAGATTCAAAATGTTTAGATATTTAGATATTTAGATATTTAAAAATAGTAGAATATCTAGAATTTCTAGGTAGCTATATGCGGAGATTTCTAATGTCTGGGCCTTGCGCTTTTGGACAGGGTTGATAGGAATCAAAATTCTAAAATTCTAAATCTTGCTTCAATTAGCGATCGCAATATAAGCAATATATTAGGCAACGTAGGCAGTATAAATATGGTCGCTCTTAATAAATTCTATCCTCACCCCAACAGCAGAAATCGCCACCAGCGGCATAATCACAGCCGATCGCAGCATTATGCTCGTTATGATAGATATGCTAGAAATGATTCCCAACAATCGGACATGGGGAGCAACTTATCTGGCTCCCTGCACCTGAGCCGCAAAAATAATTTAAATAGTTCATCTTCCCCTAAGCAAATTAAATCCGCCAAGCAAAAAAAACGAGCCCCCGCCAATAGCTCCAGATCAAATCCCAACCCCAATCGCAAAAAGACCAGAGTTACCGTGAGTACCCCCCTAAAAGCCATGTGGGTCATAATCGGATTACTGCTAACCATTGGCAGTACCTTTTTGCAGCCATCGATCGCGATCCCCAGTTGGACTGGCACCACTGGCACGATCGAAGTAGAGCCAATTAAAGTGACGTTACAAGTTGGTGCGGTACTGCTAACCGGTTGTTTGGGTGGCAAAGGTGCGGGACTGGTATCACAGATTTTATATATTTTCCTGGGTCTGAGTGGCTTTGCCGTGTTCTATCAAGGTGGTGGAATTGGCTATTTGCAAGAACCAGCCTTTGGTTATTTGCTGGGGTTTATTCCCGGCGCATGGGTATGTGGATTTCTGGCCTTTTTACGCCCTGCCAATCTAGAACGTTTAACGGTTAGCTGTTTGGGTGGGTTAATTACGATCCATCTGGTGGGTATTGCCTACTTGTTTGCCCTGAGGATGCCTGATCTGGCCACAATCAACGAGCTTGTGTTTAGATATTCGGTGCAGATTTTGCCAGAGCAAATGTTTGTGGTTTGTGCCACGGTGGTGGTCGCTACCCTGTTTCGG
The sequence above is a segment of the Pseudanabaena sp. PCC 7367 genome. Coding sequences within it:
- the hmpF gene encoding pilus motility taxis protein HmpF codes for the protein MQYLAEVRKTKGFVGANVEIKLLARNTSENNWQAINKEELVALQDNNQTKDLKDGQLVLADIGGNKNLQNIQDASKRIVLILQNFSRLQDKFRQGEEDIEQWKQSLNYQSQELHRREIELEQREQELEQVDIKKAELEELQQAYEKDKQAYDKQKQLFDAEKAKLEAQASSLSKEQVQQLQGIIRQLAEGMFNPDSIKSQLSSAIDVIYKRQETLTGFWQDLEPQRTQAQQAQQALNKAKQDLENRKNQWQQTQVALANTQAELKAQQGVLKVQENNSAMLRLQLDSQEELYQQTAQVIESYGGSTELLDPEEAKRLQELPMDQLEEMISGWQSEFDKMSNYVSAQEDELASLEGEIADIQSQIDKAGEFDRIELDSNKEFAEEQYRMLEEALVGQRRSLQERQSILTQQCEILERRQGVDIPENPSQNLVPLLGQIELQKQRQEKELQKIESQIETVRGIVQQQQEFLARQTSEHQQGYQEIQKMESQIQERIRTTAELWGKVNSIEQILRPVQDIVDALRPQLETAIKQLETAKSSQELQQLLTNLQKSIAGLMPKNA
- a CDS encoding response regulator: MCSSVDRLAISADQTTAQPELLAILSKHAGNLIAVTDFAGKTLYQSLSHQKILGYTHQYLDYGDRCPDQNVAKPDQVHKAGENYVVDNYWYKIHPADRQHFRAAMEDVAQTGEDALIDCRFMHVDGNWLAFETKISLLEKNQDQLNLKPQQVERSESGRLLILSNDINDLTLADKVIRARDAQIKNLFEQDRLIAAIAQRIHQSLNLEDILNTTVTELRHLLKCDRVVIYQFKPDGSGEVTVESVAEPWDSVLGVTQNCNSADKVMMRMRLAQFQPSIINDINQANLTPCHYHFLENLQVQANLVVPIVLKPIDDDQPLPEINSAVNNPVMMEPGQGSGFELDQRDYPTSDNELNYDRTWPLDPDQSKAKELNRTNELKQQEQKGKLDKLAELIGLNGAIKNESQRLLDIRDRWLRQKNKHKLWGLIIAHQCTATRNWQADHVALLQKLSDQVAIAIMQSDLLAKERSQRLALAQQNVVLGSAFRRIKNAAESKRQFLANISHEIRSPMNGILGIAELLADTNLDDQQLSLLQTLQASGQNLLQIINDILDYSRSQAKRISIVKKEFNLIKCIEGVVDLAAIQAHDKGIEVFSYIDPDVPPMLVGDVGRLRQVLTNLVTNAVKFTESGHISISVQSQPVGESCLVSQTAIAEDGESTLIQADTPLLDLETTQVNLKFTISDTGCGISETNQRELFEAFVQFSPEVSQKHGGTGLGLTISKQIVAAMGGSIGVSSQIGQGSSFWVEVSLPIANLEPQLSLAKVILTESKISSQTLTMLRQLKVLLVADNDNTLALFNQHAQFWQLQLDQVKDGMTALAKLKQANDRNAPYDVAILDLQLSQISAEMLGQGILTDPDLAQTKLAIATFINQAEIANHLIEQGFAAMLIKPVKIGSLIECLRDAINQPPSNQPPSNQPPNKQAQSDPRLDPPPQTPARSDAQLGHKPGLDVTSSRAKQAELDPPVAQPDRSPATQPKPKILVVEDNPISQNLVTMQLKQLGYPSDCVSNGEEALTQLDQEYYPIVLMDCQMPVMDGYTATQAIRHKENQLRESGGEPLATIVIAVTANAFEADRKVCLDAGMDDYLKKPVMKQDLANALERWQQQVN
- a CDS encoding biotin transporter BioY; this translates as MVALNKFYPHPNSRNRHQRHNHSRSQHYARYDRYARNDSQQSDMGSNLSGSLHLSRKNNLNSSSSPKQIKSAKQKKRAPANSSRSNPNPNRKKTRVTVSTPLKAMWVIIGLLLTIGSTFLQPSIAIPSWTGTTGTIEVEPIKVTLQVGAVLLTGCLGGKGAGLVSQILYIFLGLSGFAVFYQGGGIGYLQEPAFGYLLGFIPGAWVCGFLAFLRPANLERLTVSCLGGLITIHLVGIAYLFALRMPDLATINELVFRYSVQILPEQMFVVCATVVVATLFRRLLFY
- a CDS encoding FHA domain-containing protein, which translates into the protein MITCPSCSHQNPDGAIHCEACYTPLPVISMINCPNCGASVQSDAKFCGHCGYNLQSAKLEGVAMTEQSPDAIANNIDENESAESIAVPESSTPELSADLEAEPSVDLEAEPSVDLEAAAEMLETLPTGDPEVAAVPPEEQTEINIPESAAKPPASSKTQLQQIQASLLHVQTNVTLEIPPHLQVVHIGKPNNMIPPDIDVSGFPDSDIVSRVHGDLRFEGDAFYFEDTGSSNGTYINNTALPAGNRHRLRPGDRISLGKGDKVTFIFQIAE
- a CDS encoding class I SAM-dependent methyltransferase: MASNDPPKINYEEGWDNYATAWQQLHPELDHIGDEWAGKGAGAANSLAEYEALIEAKFIQPYIEPTDTVLEIGVGGGKTAAMLLNHCDRLICADISANMLGATAKRLGSDRVSYIKLDGLTLNNIPTQSIDVCFCYDTMVHMEPRDIFNYLSRIPALMKGRRLCLFHHNNTVSDLGWQKFLTEWQQNLQGKRMGTAFSVMTNEIMAKFLNHFGYEVILQDATTVPRDCVWVCRAPEIQNV
- a CDS encoding vWA domain-containing protein, with protein sequence MSVNLSYSLSDRQLDRTETNSQRQLAITVSAGSEPSNVRLNLCLVLDRSGSMGGQPLEIVKKAAIKLLEQMSPQDRISVVAFDHKAKVVVENQPLDNPSAIAAKINSLRASGGTCIDDAIKLGLKEINQNKDNAVSQAFVLTDGENEHGDNQRCLEFARLATEYSITLHTLGFGDHWNQDVLEGIADAGGGTLAYIETPAEAVTEFTRLLHRVQAVGLTNAYLGLELSPNVRLAELKPVAQVAPDTIELNVEQVAASNINPELQKLRIRIGDLMTDLERVILVNLYVNHGQPDHVIPGSNSNAIKLLNAWIEYDNPALGQMGLESQPIAVEADLINDFQPQPDPQVKHSILALAKYRQTQIAEAKLNQGDREGASTMLQSAAKTALQMGDQKAATVLQAGATRLQGGTELSESERKQTRIVSKTVLQPPSSTTDKEDN